Proteins encoded together in one Bactrocera neohumeralis isolate Rockhampton chromosome 4, APGP_CSIRO_Bneo_wtdbg2-racon-allhic-juicebox.fasta_v2, whole genome shotgun sequence window:
- the LOC126756065 gene encoding cyclin-dependent kinase 5 homolog codes for MQKYEKLEKIGEGTYGTVFKGRNRETMEIVALKRVRLDEDDEGVPSSALREICLLKELKHKNIVRLYDVLHSDKKLTLVFEHCDQDLKKYFDSLNGEIDMAVCRSFMLQLLRGLAFCHSHNVLHRDLKPQNLLINKNGELKLADFGLARAFGIPVKCYSAEVVTLWYRPPDVLFGAKLYTTSIDMWSAGCIFAELADAGRPLFPGSDVLDQLMKIFRVLGTPTEETWPGVTHLADYVALPSFPPITSWSQIVPRLNSKGRDLLQKLLVCRPNQRISAEQAMQHPYFTESSSNH; via the exons atgcaaaaatatgaaaaattggaaaaaatcggTGAGGGTACTTACGGTACCGTATTTAAAGGACGTAACCGTGAGACCATGGAAATTGTGGCATTGAAACGTGTCCGTTTGGACGAAGACGACGAGGGAGTGCCTAGTTCCGCACTTAGAGAAATTTGCCTTTTGAAG GAgctgaaacataaaaacattgTACGCCTCTACGATGTGTTACACTCGGACAAGAAGCTAACGTTAGTTTTTGAGCATTGTGATCAGGAtctgaagaaatattttgatagCTTAAATGGAGAAATCGATATGGCAGTTTGCCGCAGCTTTATGTTACAACTGTTGCGTGGGCTCGCTTTCTGTCATAGTCACAATGTACTCCACCGGGACTTGAAGCCACAGAATTTATTGATCAACAAAAATGGCGAGCTAAAATTAGCAGATTTCG GTCTGGCTCGTGCgtttggtatccccgtaaaGTGTTATTCCGCTGAAGTAGTCACACTGTGGTATAGACCACCAGATGTACTCTTTGGTGCGAAATTATATACAACCAGTATTGATATGTGGTCGGCAGGTTGTATATTTGCTGAACTTGCCGATGCTGGTCGACCGTTATTTCCAGGATCAGATGTTTTGGATCAACTGATGAAGATCTTCCGTGTGCTTGGCACTCCCACAGAAGAGACTTGGCCTGGTGTTACTCACTTGGCTGATTATGTGGCGCTTCCAT catttcCGCCTATCACATCCTGGAGTCAAATAGTACCCCGTCTTAATTCTAAAGGTCGagatttattacaaaaactattGGTTTGTAGGCCAAATCAACGTATTAGTGCGGAACAGGCTATGCAACATCCATATTTTACTGAAAGTTCGTCAaatcattaa
- the LOC126757638 gene encoding chromatin assembly factor 1 subunit B has translation MKCKIPEISWHNRDPVLSVDIQPRSLVSTEKANIKHRLASGGTDAHVLIWYMNYTEDEKDIELDLAADLTRHQRAVNAVKWSPNGELLASGDDESVVFIWKLKGEQEPLNILDNTNEQDKEVWIVLKVLRGHMEDIYDLSWAPNSQFLVSGSVDNSAMVWDVQKGKSTGMLRDHKSFVQGVAWDPKNQYIATLSSDRYLRIFDIQTKRVLHRINKSTLPVGVGHEFYGHRMRIFHDDTLQTFFRRLCFTPDGKLLLTPAGVAEKDDVAQSLHTTYAFSRHAFRQPAIVLPCPGQYTVAVRCCPILYRLRPHKADVNPPVVPLPYRMIFAVATRSSVYFYDTQQRQPFAVISNIHYTRLTDVTWSSDGRIVVVSSTDGFCSLITFEAGELGEEYEDAAQVLSANDISTVGKKSKKQKENDGQSVKERKQSTDEPKSINIKRYPLVQIAEEQKIHEPMETTVEAAATTRGTTTTTTVETQAENPIEVSSGESAVLTQNNKSIVNESVSVNLNNAGPALVITKTLGAQIIIDKEILSSDERFESPEKKSRPVTPIMVRRTPRSSTLPSATNTPSTSETNTNSAKKVTTTPATTRQSKGATPISVRRAPRALITMPAPPAAVSTSTVEEVALDAWPTPMEVDDNNTVLQTKLTATIDESIIKPPAAAEVQKSPVNKDATFECTEDIRLVYEDSVDNNSQAAVAKTTAEQACKSVEEPINAETTVGKEDCATTPTPKTPGNKTPRRVALKTISTPKSKKKLLE, from the exons atgaaGTGTAAAATACCCGAAATCTCATGGCATAATCGCGACCCAGTATTGAGTGTTGATATACAACCCAGATCGTTAGTATCAACGGAAAAAGCCAATATAAAACATCGCCTGGCATCGGGCGGCACAGATGCTCATGTACTTATCTGGTATATGAACTACACAGAGGATGAAAAGGATATAGAATTAGATTTGGCTGCTGACTTAACGCGGCATCAACGTGCAGTAAATGCTGTAAAATGGTCACCAAACGGTGAGTTGCTGGCATCAGGTGATGACGAGAGTGTCGTCTTCATTTGGAAGCTGAAAGGCGAGCAAGAACCATTGAATATACTAGACAACACTAACGAGCAGGACAAAGAAGTGTGGATTGTTTTAAAGGTATTGCGCGGTCACATGGAGGACATTTACGATTTGAGTTGGGCGCCAAATTCACAGTTCCTCGTAAGTGGTTCTGTGGATAATTCTGCTATGGTTTGGGACGTGCAAAAGGGAAAATCTACGGGAATGTTGCGTGATCACAAATCGTTTGTACAAGGTGTGGCTTGGGACccaaaaaatcaatatattgcTACACTGAGTTCGGATAg ATATTTACGTATTTTCGACATACAGACGAAGAGGGTATTACATCGCATTAACAAATCCACACTACCGGTCGGTGTGGGTCATGAATTTTACGGTCATCGTATGCGTATATTCCACGACGATACATTGCAGACATTCTTTCGTCGCCTCTGTTTTACGCCTGATGGAAAATTGTTGTTAACACCTGCTGGTGTAGCCGAAAAAGATGATGTAGCTCAATCATTGCACACCACATATGCATTTAGCCGACATGCCTTCCGACAACCTGCTATTGTTTTGCCCTGTCCCGGACAGTATACAGTGGCGGTGCGTTGCTGCCCGATTCTCTATCGATTGCGACCACATAAAGCTGATGTCAATCCACCAGTTGTGCCACTGCCATATCGCATGATTTTCGCCGTCGCAACACGTAGCTCCGTTTACTTTTACGATACGCAGCAGCGACAACCATTTGCAGTAATCTCAAATATACACTATACACGTCTAACAGATGTGACTTGGTCGAGTGACGGCCGAATTGTCGTTGTGTCGAGTACGGATGGTTTCTGCTCGTTGATCACCTTTGAGGCGGGAGAATTGGGTGAAGAATATGAAGATGCGGCACAAGTGTTAAGTGCAAATGACATCAGTACAGTTGGTAAAAAATCGAAGAAACAAAAGGAAAACGACGGACAAAGCGTTAAGGAGCGCAAACAATCGACTGATGAACCTAAAAGTATAAACATCAAACGTTATCCGCTAGTGCAAATAGCCGAGGAACAAAAAATTCATGAACCAATGGAGACGACAGTTGAagctgcagcaacaacacgAGGTActaccactacaacaacagtAGAAACACAGGCTGAAAATCCCATAGAAGTAAGTAGCGGTGAAAGCGCAGTTTtaactcaaaataataaaagtatagTTAATGAGAGCGTGTCAGTGAACTTAAATAATGCTGGGCCCGCATTGGTAATAACAAAAACGCTTGGTGCTCAAATTATTATTGACAAGGAAATTCTTAGCTCCGATGAGCGCTTCGAATCACCGGAGAAGAAAAGTCGTCCTGTCACACCGATAATGGTTAGACGCACACCACGCAGTTCAACGCTACCCAGCGCAACTAACACACCCTCCACCAGTGAGACAAATACAAATAGCGCAAAGAAAGTCACAACTACGCCTGCTACAACGCGACAGTCAAAGGGCGCTACTCCCATATCAGTGCGACGCGCGCCTCGTGCGCTTATAACGATGCCAGCTCCACCAGCAGCAGTTTCAACCTCAACTGTAGAAGAAGTGGCGCTAGATGCCTGGCCAACACCAATGGAAGTAGACGATAATAATACTGTTTTGCAAACAAAGCTTACTGCAACAATAGATGAATCGATTATTAAACCTCCCGCAGCAGCTGAGGTTCAAAAGTCGCCCGTCAACAAGGACGCAACTTTTGAGTGCACAGAAGATATACGTTTGGTTTACGAGGATTCAGTGGATAATAACTCGCAGGCGGCCGTTGCCAAAACTACTGCAGAGCAAGCCTGTAAGAGCGTCGAAGAACCGATAAATGCTGAAACAACAGTTGGTAAAGAAGACTGCGCAACGACACCAACACCTAAAACACCGGGCAATAAAACACCACGCCGTGTCGCgctaaaaacaatttcaacGCCTAAATCGAAAAAGAAGTTATTGGAATAA